From the genome of Phaenicophaeus curvirostris isolate KB17595 chromosome 6, BPBGC_Pcur_1.0, whole genome shotgun sequence, one region includes:
- the UBP1 gene encoding upstream-binding protein 1 isoform X1: protein MAWVLKMDEVIESGLVHDFDSSLSGIGQELGAGAYSMSDVLALPIFKQEDSSLPQENEAKHPPFQYVMCAATSPAVKLYDETLTYLNQGQSYEIRMLDNRKAGDIPEINGKLVKSIIRVVFHDRRLQYTEHQQLEGWKWNRPGDRLLDLDIPMSVGVIDIKTNPSQLNAVEFLWDPTKCTSAFIQVHCISTEFTPRKHGGEKGVPFRIQVDTFKQTENGEYTDHLHSASCQIKVFKPKGADRKQKTDREKMEKRTAHEKEKYQPSYDTTVLTEMRLEPIIEDAVEHEQKKSSKRTLPADYGDSLAKRGSCSPWPDTPTTFVNNSPTPAPTFTSAQHNTYSVPDSNSSSPNHQGDGTSQGSGDQLHPSSTIQETQQWLLKNRFSTYTRLFSNFSGADLLKLTREDLVQICGPADGIRLYNALKSRSVRPRLTIYVCQEPLRSVQLERQDAGNGDSSNGAIYVYHAIYLEEMAASEVTRKLALAFNIPLHQINQVYRQGPTGIHILVSDQMVQNFQDESCFLFTTIKAENGEGFHIILK, encoded by the exons tgatgttttGGCACTGCCTATTTTCAAACAGGAAGATTCCAGCCTTCCACAGGAAAATGAGGCCAAACATCCACCCTTCCAGTATGTTATGTGTGCTGCAACATCTCCAGCAGTAAAATTATATGATGAAACTCTTACGTACCTGAATCAAG gtCAGTCCTATGAAATACGGATGCTAGATAATCGGAAAGCTGGAGACATACCAGAGATCAATGGAAAACTGGTGAAG aGTATTATAAGAGTTGTGTTCCATGACAGGAGGTTGCAATATACAGAACACCAGCAGCTAGAAGGCTGGAAGTGGAACCGCCCTGGAGACAGACTTCTCGACTTAG ATATTCCAATGTCTGTTGGAGTCATTGATATCAAGACAAATCCAAGCCAGCTCAATGCAGTTGAATTTTTGTGGGATCCAACAAAATGTACATCTGCTTTTATTCAG gtgcaTTGTATTAGCACTGAATTTACCCCTCGTAAAcatggaggagagaaaggagttCCTTTTAGGATTCAGGTTGACACTTTTAAACAGACTGAAAATGGAGAATATACAGATCATCTgcattcagccagctgtcaaatCAAAGTTTTTAAG CCAAAAGGAGCagacaggaaacagaaaaccgacagagaaaagatggaaaagagaaccgcacatgaaaaagaaaagtatcagCCTTCATATGACACCACAGTTCTTACAGAG ATGAGGCTTGAGCCTATAATTGAAGATGCAGTTGAACATGAGCAGAAAAAGTCCAGCAAGCGGACTTTGCCAGCAGACTACGGTGATTCTCTGGCAAAGCGAGGCAGT TGTTCACCATGGCCTGATACTCCTACAACATTTGTAAACAACAGTCCTACTCCTGCTCCAACTTTTACCTCTGCTCAACATAATACCTACAGTGTCCCAGACAG CAATTCTTCCTCCCCAAATCATCAAGGAGATGGAACCTCTCAAGGGTCTGGAGAT CAACTTCATCCTTCATCCACAATCCAGGAAACGCAGCAGTGGTTGCTCAAGAATAGGTTCTCTACCTATACAAGGCTTTTTTCAAATTTCTCAG GTGCTGATTTATTAAAGCTGACAAGAGAAGATCTGGTACAAATCTGTGGTCCAGCCGATGGAATTCGGCTATATAATGCACTGAAATCCAG GTCTGTTAGGCCCCGTTTAACAATCTACGTCTGTCAGGAGCCATTGAGGAGCGTACAACTGGAAAGACAAGATGCAGGCAACGGTGACAGCAGCAATGGTGCAATATACG ttTATCATGCAATCTACTTAGAAGAAATGGCAGCCTCAGAAGTCACACGCAAGCTTGCTTTGGCATTTAATATTCCTTTGCATCAGATCAACCAGGTTTACAGACAGGGTCCCACAGGTATCCACATTCTTGTTAGTGATCAG aTGGTTCAAAACTTTCAGGATGAGAGTTGTTTCTTATTCACCACAATTAAAG ctgaaaatggtGAAGGCTTCCATATAATTTTGAAGTGA
- the UBP1 gene encoding upstream-binding protein 1 isoform X3, translating into MAWVLKMDEVIESGLVHDFDSSLSGIGQELGAGAYSMSDVLALPIFKQEDSSLPQENEAKHPPFQYVMCAATSPAVKLYDETLTYLNQGQSYEIRMLDNRKAGDIPEINGKLVKSIIRVVFHDRRLQYTEHQQLEGWKWNRPGDRLLDLDIPMSVGVIDIKTNPSQLNAVEFLWDPTKCTSAFIQVHCISTEFTPRKHGGEKGVPFRIQVDTFKQTENGEYTDHLHSASCQIKVFKPKGADRKQKTDREKMEKRTAHEKEKYQPSYDTTVLTECSPWPDTPTTFVNNSPTPAPTFTSAQHNTYSVPDSNSSSPNHQGDGTSQGSGDQLHPSSTIQETQQWLLKNRFSTYTRLFSNFSGADLLKLTREDLVQICGPADGIRLYNALKSRSVRPRLTIYVCQEPLRSVQLERQDAGNGDSSNGAIYVYHAIYLEEMAASEVTRKLALAFNIPLHQINQVYRQGPTGIHILVSDQMVQNFQDESCFLFTTIKAENGEGFHIILK; encoded by the exons tgatgttttGGCACTGCCTATTTTCAAACAGGAAGATTCCAGCCTTCCACAGGAAAATGAGGCCAAACATCCACCCTTCCAGTATGTTATGTGTGCTGCAACATCTCCAGCAGTAAAATTATATGATGAAACTCTTACGTACCTGAATCAAG gtCAGTCCTATGAAATACGGATGCTAGATAATCGGAAAGCTGGAGACATACCAGAGATCAATGGAAAACTGGTGAAG aGTATTATAAGAGTTGTGTTCCATGACAGGAGGTTGCAATATACAGAACACCAGCAGCTAGAAGGCTGGAAGTGGAACCGCCCTGGAGACAGACTTCTCGACTTAG ATATTCCAATGTCTGTTGGAGTCATTGATATCAAGACAAATCCAAGCCAGCTCAATGCAGTTGAATTTTTGTGGGATCCAACAAAATGTACATCTGCTTTTATTCAG gtgcaTTGTATTAGCACTGAATTTACCCCTCGTAAAcatggaggagagaaaggagttCCTTTTAGGATTCAGGTTGACACTTTTAAACAGACTGAAAATGGAGAATATACAGATCATCTgcattcagccagctgtcaaatCAAAGTTTTTAAG CCAAAAGGAGCagacaggaaacagaaaaccgacagagaaaagatggaaaagagaaccgcacatgaaaaagaaaagtatcagCCTTCATATGACACCACAGTTCTTACAGAG TGTTCACCATGGCCTGATACTCCTACAACATTTGTAAACAACAGTCCTACTCCTGCTCCAACTTTTACCTCTGCTCAACATAATACCTACAGTGTCCCAGACAG CAATTCTTCCTCCCCAAATCATCAAGGAGATGGAACCTCTCAAGGGTCTGGAGAT CAACTTCATCCTTCATCCACAATCCAGGAAACGCAGCAGTGGTTGCTCAAGAATAGGTTCTCTACCTATACAAGGCTTTTTTCAAATTTCTCAG GTGCTGATTTATTAAAGCTGACAAGAGAAGATCTGGTACAAATCTGTGGTCCAGCCGATGGAATTCGGCTATATAATGCACTGAAATCCAG GTCTGTTAGGCCCCGTTTAACAATCTACGTCTGTCAGGAGCCATTGAGGAGCGTACAACTGGAAAGACAAGATGCAGGCAACGGTGACAGCAGCAATGGTGCAATATACG ttTATCATGCAATCTACTTAGAAGAAATGGCAGCCTCAGAAGTCACACGCAAGCTTGCTTTGGCATTTAATATTCCTTTGCATCAGATCAACCAGGTTTACAGACAGGGTCCCACAGGTATCCACATTCTTGTTAGTGATCAG aTGGTTCAAAACTTTCAGGATGAGAGTTGTTTCTTATTCACCACAATTAAAG ctgaaaatggtGAAGGCTTCCATATAATTTTGAAGTGA
- the UBP1 gene encoding upstream-binding protein 1 isoform X2, protein MLFWHSQPEHYHHHQYPTSNSSYLRDVLALPIFKQEDSSLPQENEAKHPPFQYVMCAATSPAVKLYDETLTYLNQGQSYEIRMLDNRKAGDIPEINGKLVKSIIRVVFHDRRLQYTEHQQLEGWKWNRPGDRLLDLDIPMSVGVIDIKTNPSQLNAVEFLWDPTKCTSAFIQVHCISTEFTPRKHGGEKGVPFRIQVDTFKQTENGEYTDHLHSASCQIKVFKPKGADRKQKTDREKMEKRTAHEKEKYQPSYDTTVLTEMRLEPIIEDAVEHEQKKSSKRTLPADYGDSLAKRGSCSPWPDTPTTFVNNSPTPAPTFTSAQHNTYSVPDSNSSSPNHQGDGTSQGSGDQLHPSSTIQETQQWLLKNRFSTYTRLFSNFSGADLLKLTREDLVQICGPADGIRLYNALKSRSVRPRLTIYVCQEPLRSVQLERQDAGNGDSSNGAIYVYHAIYLEEMAASEVTRKLALAFNIPLHQINQVYRQGPTGIHILVSDQMVQNFQDESCFLFTTIKAENGEGFHIILK, encoded by the exons tgatgttttGGCACTGCCTATTTTCAAACAGGAAGATTCCAGCCTTCCACAGGAAAATGAGGCCAAACATCCACCCTTCCAGTATGTTATGTGTGCTGCAACATCTCCAGCAGTAAAATTATATGATGAAACTCTTACGTACCTGAATCAAG gtCAGTCCTATGAAATACGGATGCTAGATAATCGGAAAGCTGGAGACATACCAGAGATCAATGGAAAACTGGTGAAG aGTATTATAAGAGTTGTGTTCCATGACAGGAGGTTGCAATATACAGAACACCAGCAGCTAGAAGGCTGGAAGTGGAACCGCCCTGGAGACAGACTTCTCGACTTAG ATATTCCAATGTCTGTTGGAGTCATTGATATCAAGACAAATCCAAGCCAGCTCAATGCAGTTGAATTTTTGTGGGATCCAACAAAATGTACATCTGCTTTTATTCAG gtgcaTTGTATTAGCACTGAATTTACCCCTCGTAAAcatggaggagagaaaggagttCCTTTTAGGATTCAGGTTGACACTTTTAAACAGACTGAAAATGGAGAATATACAGATCATCTgcattcagccagctgtcaaatCAAAGTTTTTAAG CCAAAAGGAGCagacaggaaacagaaaaccgacagagaaaagatggaaaagagaaccgcacatgaaaaagaaaagtatcagCCTTCATATGACACCACAGTTCTTACAGAG ATGAGGCTTGAGCCTATAATTGAAGATGCAGTTGAACATGAGCAGAAAAAGTCCAGCAAGCGGACTTTGCCAGCAGACTACGGTGATTCTCTGGCAAAGCGAGGCAGT TGTTCACCATGGCCTGATACTCCTACAACATTTGTAAACAACAGTCCTACTCCTGCTCCAACTTTTACCTCTGCTCAACATAATACCTACAGTGTCCCAGACAG CAATTCTTCCTCCCCAAATCATCAAGGAGATGGAACCTCTCAAGGGTCTGGAGAT CAACTTCATCCTTCATCCACAATCCAGGAAACGCAGCAGTGGTTGCTCAAGAATAGGTTCTCTACCTATACAAGGCTTTTTTCAAATTTCTCAG GTGCTGATTTATTAAAGCTGACAAGAGAAGATCTGGTACAAATCTGTGGTCCAGCCGATGGAATTCGGCTATATAATGCACTGAAATCCAG GTCTGTTAGGCCCCGTTTAACAATCTACGTCTGTCAGGAGCCATTGAGGAGCGTACAACTGGAAAGACAAGATGCAGGCAACGGTGACAGCAGCAATGGTGCAATATACG ttTATCATGCAATCTACTTAGAAGAAATGGCAGCCTCAGAAGTCACACGCAAGCTTGCTTTGGCATTTAATATTCCTTTGCATCAGATCAACCAGGTTTACAGACAGGGTCCCACAGGTATCCACATTCTTGTTAGTGATCAG aTGGTTCAAAACTTTCAGGATGAGAGTTGTTTCTTATTCACCACAATTAAAG ctgaaaatggtGAAGGCTTCCATATAATTTTGAAGTGA